CTTCCAAATCGAAGGAATGGACATCAACCTTTCACTCGTCGGAAAAATGCCGGCAAAGTAAGCCGTTGTCCTCGGGGAGGAGCTTTTTCCTCCCCAAATAATTTCGATCTTCATGATCCCTTTTCCAAATCCGATGCGTTATTATTAGTGTAAGTAAACACTTCAAATTACAACAACTTAAATCAAAACCTATCACTACAAAACGGAGAAAAAAAATGGCACTCAATGCTTATCTGAAACTGAAAGGCCAAAAACAAGGCGAAATCAAAGGCAGTGTAACCCAAAAAGGCCGCGAAGGCAAAATCATGGTCATTGCTGTAAACCACGAGATTGTTAGCCCGCGTGATGCAGCCAGTGGCTTACCAACCGGTAAACGGCAACACAAACCCTTGGTCATCACCAAAGAGCTAGACAAGTCTTCACCGCTTCTTTATAATGTTCTCGTTAACAACGAAAACATCACCGAATTTGAACTCCAGTTCTGGACCCCACAAATTGGTGGCGCTGTTGGTGGTGGTGGAACCGAAAAACAACACTATACCGTTAAGCTGACCAACGCAAACATCGCTTCCATAAACTTTCGGATGCTGAACAACAAAAATCCGGAACTCATGCGCTACGCCGAGTACGAGGAAATTGCGTTCACCTACCAAAAAATTGAATGGACTTGGAATGATGGTGGTATCACTGCCGACGATGATTGGGAAAGCCCAGTTGTCTAAGCCTTTCCAAAGGTTCGATTGTACCGAAACTCCGTTGGGAAACCTTCGGGGTTTCGGCTTTTGAAGGAAGCCTCCGGTCTAACCCGCTTTCACCAAAACCGGAAGCGTTCTATTTCGCCATACAACCAGCCTTTTAGATGCAAGCAAGCCTTTTAGACGTCCTTTTGGGACACTTTGACGTACAAAATCCTGTTTCGGCAGTACCCGAACGCGATCATCGGATTTATAGCGTGATGGCGAATCTTCGTCGGTTGTTTAACACCAGACAAGGCGCGATAGAGCATTTGCCGGACTACGGCCTCCCAGACCTGCATACGCTGTACCGTGACATGCCTTGGGGGGCGGAGCAATTAAAAAAACTCTTGGAAGAAGTGGTACGGAAGTATGAACCAAGGCTTTCGCAGGTCAATATCAGTTACCAGCATACGGATGTAAACCAAATGCGGCTTATTTTTGTCCTACGGGCGAAATTAGACAAAAAGCAAATTGTTCGTTTCCAGACCACCATTACGGCCACCGAACTGATAGACGTATCGCCCTTGCGCCGCGAAGTTTAACCTAATGAAAAGACAACCCTTTGCCCAGCGGTTGTCAAACAATCATAAACGTGTCGAGAAAATACTACGAAGAGGAAATGCGGTATCTACATGAGGCTGGTAAGGCATTTGCCCAAGCCCATCCAGAAACCGCCCGTTTTCTGAACTTAGACAGCATCACAGACCGCGACCCCTACGTTGAGCGGCTTTTTGAAGGATTTGCCTTCCTTTCTGGTCGGATTCACGAGCGGTTGGACGATGATTTACCCGAATATACAGAAGGGTTGTTTAACCTTTTGTGGCCCCATTACCTCAGGCCCATTCCGGGTTTGGCCATCTTAGAAATGCAACCCAAAGTTGGGGTCATTCAGGAAACCACCTCTTATGTGGCAGGTACGGAAGTAATCTCAAAGCCAGTCGGTCCCGAAAATGTGGCTTGTCGGTTTACTACCACCAGCGATTTAGATGTACATCCGCTCTCCTTGAGCAAGGCCGAAATGACATGGGTTCCCGGAAGTTCGAGTCTCAATTTGCGTTTCGACCTTTTGAAAGGAGCTTCCTTTGAGAATCTTCGCTTTAAAAATGGAAAACTGCGGCTCTTTTTCTATGCTGACCCCGCTATCGCCTCCACACTCCATTTGTTTATGACCCGTCATGTCAGACGGATTAGTTTGGTGTGTGGGCCGGACGACAATCCTTTTACGGTGTCTCATGACCAATCTTGGGTGGAGCCTTGTGGTTTTAAGGAAGAAGATGGACTATTGCCCTATTCTCGGTTTTCCTTTAAAGGGTTTAGATTGCTCCAAGAATATTTTAGTTTTAGGCCCAAATTCTGGTTTGTGGACTTGTGCGGCTTCGAGCGTTTTACGCCGGAAGATTCTCCTTCCTCATTTACTGTTCGTGTGGACTTTGACCGCTCCTTCCCGGAAGACAGGAGATTTAAAACAGAGAACATCCGCTTGCATTGTTCCCCCATTATCAACCTATTTCAGAAGGATACAACGCCGATTCGTGTGGATCACCTTACGACAGAGTACCGGATCAATCCAGACACCAACGCGCCACGGAGCTATGAAATTTATGATACCACAGAGGTGGTTGGTATTGAGGAACGAACCAATCGCAGGCATTTTTACAAACCTTTCTACTCTTTTGAACGAGACGAAAAAGGCCGATTCTATACCACCAAAATCCGTCAAGCTCCCTCTGGGCAATACGATCTTTACCTCTCGATTTTGGGTTCTAATTTGGATCAGGACTTGGCAAACGAGACCTTGTCTATCACGTCTTTGGCCACAAACAGGAGCTTACCACGCGAACACCTTAAAGAAGGCGATATTTCCAAACCCCCGCCCGGATTTGCCGATGTGGTTCAGTTGCGTAACCTCACCCAGCCGACCTTAGACCGGCATCCGCCGCGAGACCAGAACTTTTTTTGGAAACTGATCTCACACCTTTCCATGAACCACATGTCCATCGCCAATCCTATTGCATTCCGGCTTTTACTCAGTTTATACGACTGGGAACGAAGTGAAGCCAACCGGAAACGGATTGAGGGCATCCGAAATATCCAGTGGCGACCCAAAGAACGGGTGTATCGTGGCGCCATCATTCGCGGATCCGAGGTCGTTCTTGAGGTACAAGATGGTGCTTTCGCAGATGAAGGCGATTTATGCTTGTTCGGATTGGTGCTAAGCCATTTCTTGGGGATGTACGCGACCATCAACTCCTTTGTTTATCTCACCTTAATGAGTATGCCCTCTGGCAAAACCTATGAATGGTCGCCACAAAAGGGCGTAAAACCTGTATTATAAAAACCACAAGACCAATGGCCGCAATCAAAAACAAACCAAGTCACCGCGTAATGGAACGCATGTTAGAAGAGCCGCACCAGTTCGACTTCTTCCAAGCGGTGATGCTCTTGGAGCGGCAATATGGCGATCTAAAGCGGACGGATGTTTATACGGACAACGAGGCGCATCCTGTCTTTATGCAACCCCACACTGGCTTGGTCTTCCCGCCTTCCGACATCAAGAACATTCAGTTGGTGAAGCACAATGCGCTGGAAAAACCCGTTGTCACCGTTACTTTTATGGGCTTATACGGTATTGCCTCCCCACTACCCGTCTATTTTTACGACGAGATTGCAACAGATCAGGCATATACCATTCCGCTCAAGTCCTTTTTGGATTTTTTCAACCATCGTCTTTATCAGCACTTTTATCGGGCGTGGAAAAAATACCAACCATCGCTTCAGGCACAAAACGAACATGTGGATCGTCATGCCGAGCGGTTTTATGCTTTGGCCGGAATTGGTCTTCCTGAAGAGCGCTCAGGGCAATTTTTCTCGCCCTTACGCTTGGCGGCATTTGCCGGAAGATTGTCCTCGCCGACACGAAATGCAGAAGGGTTACGCGCCATTTTGGAGGCTTTTTTTGACAATACCCAAGCACGGATTCAGGAAAATATCCCGCGTTGGGTTGAACTTCGCGACCGACCAATCATGAGCCGGAAATCTCGAAATGGCATGGTTTTGGGCAGCAACATCACTTTGGGGAAAAAACTCTTTGATATTTCTGGCAAGTTTAGAATCCATCTTCAAATACAATCTATGGAATTGTACTTGGGGCTTTTGCCCGGTGGCCAATACGAGGAGAAATTCCGCTATTTGGTGGGCTTATATGCCCCAGATGGGTTGAGTTACGATCTTCAATTGGAGATTCCGGCGAGCTTATTACCACGTCAGAAATTAGGCAAGGAAAAACCCATGCGTCTTGGGCTAACGGGTATGTTGGGACATGCCAAAGAAGCTTTGCATAAGCGGATTATCCAATATTTTTGAAATCCAGCCTTTGTTGACGGTACGGTATAAAACCCCGAAACCGCCTCAAAGTTTGCATAAAACCTGCGGCCAAAACATTGCCGCCAACACTAAAAAACGATTCTTTTCACCTGCGGTAACGCCACCGCATAATGCCCCTCAACCGTATGGTAACCAAAGACTTACGCAAACTCCTTTCTCGGCTGAATGCCTACAATACCCGCATGATGGAAGCCGCTGCCGGGTTTTGTATTACACGCGGCCACTATGAAGTCACCTTAGAGCATGTATTGCTCAAAATGATGGAAGATGGTACGGGCGACATCACCAAAATTATGGATCACTACGGAGCAACCAAGAACAACCTGTGGGTGGTCTTGCAGCATCGTCTTGAACGGTTCAAAACCGGAAATACCGGCAGACCCTCCTTTTCACCCGTTTTGCTCCAACTGATCGAATCGGCGTGGATTGTCGCTTCCGTCCATCATGGGGCCAACGAAGTGCGCTCTGGACACCTGATAGAAGCCCTACTCACCTCCGATGCTTTGCGGTTAGAGGGCTTTGTGGAGGCACTCTCTATGGTCTCCACCGATGACCTCCGACAAAAATTTAGGGAGGTGGTTGGTGGTTCTGTGGAAGACACAATGGTCAGTAAATCTGCTGGAAGTCTGCCACATAACGTGACCGATGGCGAACAACCAAGCGGCGAAACAGCCTTAGACCTCTATACCACCGATGTGACCGGAAAAGCCCGTGAGGGTAAAATTGATCCTATTTTTGGACGCGATGCGGAGATCCGCCAAGCGATTGACGTCCTGAGCCGCCGTCGAAAAAACAATCCAATCCTTATCGGAGAGGCCGGAGTCGGAAAAACGGCGATTGTAGAGGGCTTGGCCCTGCGGTTGGTGCAAGGTGACGTGCCGGATTCCCTCAAAGAATGTGAAATTCGCGGATTAGACCTTGCGCTTTTACAAGCCGGTGCGGGCGTTAAAGGGGAGTTCGAGAACCGCCTGAAGAACGTCATTGAAGAGTTACGCGCGGCACCCAAACCCATTATCCTGTTTATTGACGAAGCCCACACCTTGATCGGAGCTGGCGGCGCACAAGGTACGGGCGATGCAGCAAACTTGTTAAAACCAGCTCTTGCACGTGGCGAACTCCGGACAATTGCAGCTACAACTTTCTCGGAATACAAGCAATACATCGAAAAAGATCCCGCCCTTGAACGCCGTTTTCAACCGATTAAGGTAGAAGAACCAGATATCGAAAAAGCCTCGATGATGCTACGCGGTATCAAAGGGATTTATGAGAAGTTCCACAAACTCCATATCTCCACCGAAGCCACCCAAGCCGCTGCGGCACTTTCATCGCGATACATCGCCGGACGCCAACTGCCAGACAAAGCGGTGGATTTATTGGACACAGCATCCGCACGGGTAAAGATGGGACAAACCGCCAAACCCGGCCAATTAGATGATATTGAGCGAACAATCGCCAACCTCGAAGTAGAAATTGAGGCCAACAAGCGCGACATTGCTACAGGTCTATCGGACGATTTGGAGAAATTGAACAGCCTTATGGGCGAGCTTGCCGACGCAAAAACACAGAAAGACGCTTTTGAACGTCGGTGGAAACAAGAATTGGACATCGTTTTGAAAATTCGGGACATACGGGAAAAGATTTCCAACCAAGACGGCGATCTGATGGCCCTGCGTACCGAGATGTCTGACCTGCAAACACAGCTCAAAGGCATACAGGGCGAAGACCCCTTGGTTCATGCGGAGGTTAATCCAGCGGTGATTGCGCAGGTGATTGCAGACTGGACAGGCATTCCGGTTGGAAGCATGATGAAAGATGAGGCGAAGACCTTATTGGAAATGGACAATCGCTTAAAAGCCCATATCAAAGGACAGGACGAAGCCATCGAAGACGTATCGGATGTGATCCGAACGGCAAAAGCTGGCATGAAAAACCCAGATGCACCCATTGCCGTTTTCCTTTTCGTCGGGCCAAGTGGGACTGGAAAAACCGAAACGGCACGCATGGTGGCAGAGGAAATGTTTGGCGGCGAGAAATTCCTCACCACCATCAACATGAGCGAGTACCAAGAGTCGCACACGGTTTCCCAACTTAAAGGCGCACCTCCAGGATATGTGGGTTATGGGGAAGGCGGTATCCTCACAGAAGCCGTTCGTCAGCGCCCCTACTCGGTGGTTTTGCTGGATGAATGTGAAAAAGCCCATAAAGACGTGATGAACCTTTTTTATCAGGTTTTTGACAAAGGCTTTATGCGGGATGGCGAAGGCCGTGAAATTGACTTCCGCAATACCGTGATTATGCTCACCTCCAATTTGGGAACAGAAACCCTAACGACGATGGGCTTAGAAGACCCACGCCCTGCGCCCGACGCCATGCGCGATGCCATCCACCGAGACTTGGTCTCGCACTTCCAACCGGCATTACTTGCACGGATGAAGGTTATTCCCTATTACCCACTCAACAAAGAAGCGGTTAGGGCCATTACAAAACTCAAACTCAACCGCATCGGCAAGCGCTTATCGGCATCTCACCAAATGCAGTTTGCCTATTCTGATGAGGTGGTGGAACGCATTGTGGAACGGTGTACACAAGTGGATAGCGGCGCTCGGAACATTGATTTTATCATTGACCGGACGGTCTTGCCAGAGGCGTCCCGTGCGCTATTACTACGAATGGTAGATGAAAACATCCCTTCGGCCTTGTCGCTCGGCATAGATGTAGATGGCAATTTCACCTACACCTTCACATAAACCAAAACATTCATTTTTTGAGGTTCCGAACGCTCCCATGCACAAAAGAGTTCGGAACCTTTTTTTAATTCAAATCCCTAACCCCATTCGTTTGATAACAAAAAATTTGCACTCGAAATTTACAAAGCTAATAGCCATAAAAATCGAGACCTTCATTTTACCTCAACGTTCACAACAAAGGATGTTTTGATCTGGCGTTTCAACCTTCCTGTCTCCCCGAATCCGATGCGACTGAGTTCTTCGGGGCTTACTTCAAAAAAAGTCAATCCCTCAGAACACGGCCTATAAAACGTTTGAGGAGCTTGCGGAACGACGCATTAGAGCTTGATCCAATTGGTAACAAGCCAAACCTTATAAAATCAGCTTTTCGGAAGAATACGGTAGATGTCCCTACAGACTAAGGACTGACTCAATACTACAGTTTAATTTAGCACTAAACCCGCCTTTTTACCAGACTGTTGTTGCTTGTTCTTTTATTTGTTTTCTATATTCCTTAGCTCATTTATTGCGTCTTCTTTTAGAAAACTCATTGGTTCTGTTTGAACGCTATTCCAAATACTAATTGATGAAGTAAAATCCAGTCTTGCTTTTTCATAATTTTTGAGCATTGAATACACTTTACCCCTCTCAAAATAATGGTAAGCACCTCCTTTCTTTTCAATTAACAAAGTATAAATTCCTATTGCATCATTATAACGTTTTTCTTTAATAGCCAGTGAAGCTCTTTCTTCTTCCTTTTCAATATTTATATTATTAGCATTTGTATTTATTGGGTTAGCGGTGTTAGTTGGAATATAAACATTGTTTTCCCATTTTCCTTCAATTATTTTTCCATCAATTTTATACGTATATTTACCGTATCCTGTTCTATTACCATTTACCCAATCCCCGGTATAAACATCTCCGCTTGCCCATTGATAAGTCCCTTTTCCGTGCCGTACATTATTTAATAGTTCACCAGTATATGTGCCATTATCATAAATATATTTACAAGTTCCTTTCCCGATTTGTTGACCATTTTGAAACCCTCCTGAATAAAAACCGCCATCCTTCCACTTATAAGTTCCTTGTCCTGTTCGTTGACCGAAAACCCAATCACCTTCATAAGTTTCTCCATTTGCCCATTTGTGTAATCCTATTCCGTGGTATTCATTATCTACAAAATCGCCTTTATAGTATTGATTATAGCTCGTGGTGGCTTCTCCTTTACCGTTTGCTTTTCCATTTTTAATTTCTCCAGTGTAGTAAAGCGTTTCTCCTTTATAGCTTGGGCGTTCAAAGGTAAGCGAATTTGAATTTTGTGGATCTGAATTTAATGCCATAAGAATCTTTATAGACTCTAACTCTTGCTTGGCTACTGAAACAAAGTTCAAATCTGGGTATTGTTGAATATAATTCTCTAAATCATTTTTAGCTTTTTCATATTCGCCAAGTTCTGAATAAGCCCATCCCCTATTAAAAATAGCATTCCCAACTAAAGGATCATTGTAAAATTGCAATGCTTTTTGGTAATGTTTTTTTGCCTCAATATTATCATTTTCATTTTGCGAATAAAGATTAGCTTGGTCACAAAGCCAGTTGGCATAAGCATTTTTGGCATCCTTATATAGCTGTGTAGCTGTGTAGTTATTTGATTTAATAATGACAAAATCGGGATTCTCTTTATATATTTTAGTAGCATATTCAACAGATTTTTCCCAATTTTTTTCTATTGCATAGGTCTCGGCTAAATAATTATAAGTAAGATAAATATTTGTATTTGATTTTGATGAAATTTGGGAATTAGAATTAAGATATATATTAAAATATTCAATAGCTTTCTTCCCATCTACTGACATTTCTGGAACACCTAAAATATTTGTCAAAGATTGATCTTTTTTAGTTTTAATTTTATTAAGAAAGCAAATCCCAATTTCAATGTTATAAGCCAAATCTGGGTTAGAAGCTCCTTGTAAGTATAGGGAATAAGCTTCTATTGCACCGTCCCATTCTCCTGCTTTATATCGCTCTTCTGCTGTTTTTAACAACTGCTGGTAAATAGGCTGCGCAAATAGTTGACTAAATGAAAGATTCAATACGATTATTAAAATTATGTTTTTCATTTTAAAGCTCATTTTTGTTCTTAGTGTTCTTCAAAATATGAAGTAAAGGACTTACAAACTGGGAAAATAGCCCGCTCGGTGATATGGGTATTGAACTCGGTGGTCTTCGTGCTTTCATGACCCAAAAGGGCTTGTATTTACCATATTTTATACCTTGCGCTAACAAATGTGTTGCAAATGAGTGTCTTAACGTATGTACAGTAGTTTAAGGATTTACGCCAGATTTGTCAACGGCTTTTCTCAAAATCATTTGTACACTTCTTGCGCTTATGAACTGTATTCTTGCCCTCTAAACCCTCAGTCTAAATATCTATTCCATTGGCCCTAGCACTTATCTTGATGCACTTTTTTGGGTATCAATCTATTACTCAAATCAGACTCATTTTTTGATCTTCTTTTTTGGTTTTCTAAAACGCTTGTAACCCACACTCTTAATTAAGCACTTCATGAATGATTATTCAAGACATTTGTTCGCAGACGAGAAACAAAAGGAATTACACCCATCCCTAAATATCCGAACTGTGCTTCTCAACCATGAGCACGTCCAAAGTCATTGAAGAAGCCCTTAAAAATCCACTCGAAGCGAGCCAGCAGGCATAAAAGGGGTTAGAGTGCGTTCTTGGTGCTGGTATTCATATCCAGAGATGCCAATGCTTGGCCGTTCGAACCACCATTCGGCCACATTTTTCCGGTTCAACACGTTTAGACACTCCACCCGAATCTGGATTTTTGCTTTCCCCATAGCCTGCGAAAAAGCAAATCCGGTATCCCATTGCATAAACATGGGTAAAACATGTTTTTCTGGTTCATGCAGGTTAAAGTCCCCAAAAACCGCCTCTAAATTCGCATTTACAAGGTAATCGTAATACGCTTTTCGGAATGCCCACGTCCGCCCAGTGCTTACCCGTCCATTGAGGGTCCACTTTATGTTTTGGGAAAATTGTATTTTAAGGGAAGCCAAAAAGCGGTTTGGCTCCGACCAAGCAGCGGGTTTTGCAATTTGTAGCGCCAAGTTTTCAGAATTTTTTTCTGGTTGAGTGGTACGCATGGCGAGGGAATAATCATAGCGAACGACGGCTTCTAAAGCGGTATTTTTCCATTTCGCCTCCAGCCCAAGTCCGGCAGCTTTTCCTTTGGCAAATCCAGTAATTTCATCAACTTGGGTGGCCTTATTTTTGTTTGTAAACCACTCCCAAAGTTGTTCATAATCTATAATGCGTAGGTGACGAAGTGCTTTCTGATAGACCTCTCCGCCAAGCTCAAAACCAAAATTCGTTTTCCAGTCTAATCTTGCGGCAACATGCCTCCCAAGTGGTGGTTCTTGATCAGAGATAGGAATCCAAAACCGCATAGAAGGCAATAAGGCACTTGGGCTAAAGCTACTGAACTCAAATTGTTGGACAAATTGCCGATACAACCCTGCGGCCACAAAACCAGCGAGACGTCCGCCGCCAAAAGGACGATCCAACAGCCGAAGAACCGCTCTCGGCTCGGCATAAAATCCTTGATGCACCAACCATGTGCTGCGAATGCCCAATTCCACCCGACCATAAGGCCGGAGCGGCTGTAAAAAAGAAGCATATCCCGAAAAACGCGGTTGAGTGATTGAAATATCCACAATTTGATGGGTTAATTGCTTAAAAGCCACCCGATTCCCCGCCCAAACCGCATCTAAACCCCATGCCCAGCGAAGGGCAGACCATTTTGCTTGCAACCAAATTTCTTGGTACCGATTCCCATCGTCCGCCGGAATAGGATCATCCCGCAATTCAAGCACTGAACCGTCTGGCAATAAAATTGGCGTAAACCTTAAATTGGCCAAATAATTGTATTGGTGATTAAGCCGATAGGAAGCGCCGATAGCCGTCAGACTCCGCAAAACACCTTTGCCCGAAACTCGATTCCAGTTCAGTCGAACTGCACCGTTTCCCCATCGGTAGGTGTCTCGGTTCATTGTTTGTTGCGTGGTATCTGTGGTCAGATTGTTCCCACTCAAGGTATTCCACCCCAGATACAGTGAGGTTTGCAGTGTATTACCACGCCCAAAATCCCACCTTATGGCTCCATGCAGATCGTTAAAATCGGTGGTGGTTTTCTTAAAGGCGGTCAGATCTGGCTTCTTGACACTTCGGGCGGTTTCAAAGAATAGCGGGTTCCGTTGTACAATAGCTGCAAATGGGAGAAACTCATCCGGCTGGCTCCAATTTTGGAGGAGACCCCTCAACGAAGCAGGTTGATATATCTTCCCCAAACCCAACCGTGCCGTAGCCATCGCCTTGATCTGACCACGTTGGTTTTCATTGCGAAAGACCCAGCGTGCATTTAGGCTTAGTTGGTCTATTTGGCTTTCGATGTATTGTTTTTGGTTTTCTGGCATTCTCAAATTGTGTTCAAAGGCCATAACGCCAGCAAGCGCACTGCCCTCCTCCACCCCAAAGCCGGCTTTGTGTAACGTCATTTGTCCCACCGCAAACGGCGAAAAGGCACTCGTAATGCCACGAAGTTGGAGCGGCTCATAAATTGGCATCCCGTCTAACCGAATCAAATGTTCGCCCGCCTCACCGCCTTGGATGTGAACTTCTCCCCGTGCATCATTCAGGTAAACCCCATTTAACGTGGAGGTACTGCTCAAAACATCTGGCGTACCCAAACCGCGCATGGCCAACCTTGCTTCTTCCGACACTTCGTTTTGGCTCATCAACAATTGCCCCTGTTTTCCTTCGATAATTACGGGCAAAACCTCCATGTTTATCGCTCTGAGCCATATATGAACCGAGTCTATTGGCGACAATGGACGTTGTACCTGTACAACAGTGGGTTCAAATCCCAATAAGCGAACATGGAGCGAATATTGTTTTCCACTCAAGCCCTCCATCCGAAAAGTTGCTTGTTCGTTTAATTTAAGAAGTTGTTGGTTTTCTGCAAGCCAAACCGTTGCTTGCGGAAGTGGTCTTCCAGAGCCAGATTCGCGGATCCGGCCAACAATGGAGAACAGGGGTAAATCATAGTTTTTAGATATTTTAGGGTCAAGTCTGCGATCAATCAAAAAGGTACGATTGCCAATATTTCGGAAGTGCAAACCGGTTCCCTTTAACAAACATGTTAAAACCACATCTGCTTTCCCTTTCCTCGCACCGCACGATGTTATTAGACCCATCGGAATTTCTGCTCGGAACACCACATTAAATCCCAAGTCTTTCGAGGTTTCTAATAGCGCCGTTTGCAGGTTTGCCGATTGACCTAAAAGGGGTTGCACGACAAAAAAAAGGCAACAAAAAAAGCGAAATACTTGGGTTGCTGCCTTCCAAAGAAGTCTATTATATGGTTTAGTACGGCAAGTTTCCTTCATGAAGCATAGCCCTTTGGTGTCCTCCAAGCACAATCACCGGAGGATATAGCCTTTACGATTCGATTCAATGCTGCAATTTATTGAAACGCAAAGGTTTTTTAAAATCGTCTCTAAAGCTGGTTTTTTGGCATAATGAAGTGTGATTTGGATGTTTTTAATGCGTTGGTTATTGACCTTAATCTCCTGCCCATACAAGCGAGCCAGATGTGCCACGATGTCCTGCACAGTAGTATGGGTCATGGTCAAGCCACCCTCTTTCCATCCCAAAACGGTCGCAAGATCCGTTTCTTGTGGGTCTTGTACCTTGCCTGAAACCACTTCCGCGCGTTGTCCGGGGAGCATCAACATCGCCAAGGAGTCCTGTTTACCTGAAAGTGCCACTTTCCCCGATACCAAGACCACCTCAGTTTGATTGTTTAGGGTACGGACGCTAAAGCGGGTTCCCAGAACGCGAATGTTGGCATTAAAGGTTTCGACCGCAAACGGTTCTCCGTTTTTCACAATGTCAAAAAAAGCTTCGCCCTTTAAAAAAGCGTGCCGTCCTTGTTTGGATTGCACAAATTGAACTTCTGAGCCGCTGTTGAGTTGCAGCACCGAACCATCTGGAAGTTTTTCTTGGCGGAGATCACCAATGCCGGCTGTATAATACTGTTTATCTGATGTTTGATCCTGATTATAAATATAAAACAAGACCGACGTAGCGAAAAGCACCACCGAGGCTGCAACAGCCCATGCCCATCGTCTATTTTTCGATGGTAAAATCGAGGTTGAGGAAAGTGAAGGGACTAAAGCCGGACGTTGAAGATGAGTCGTTTGCTTTTCGATATTTGCCCACATGTTCTTGACCACATCAGGGCGATCAAATACGGGCGAAACATCCGCCTTTTCCGAGATTTTCCACACCAATTCCAATTCTGCGCGGACGTCTTTTGTTAACTCTGGCGTGTCTTTTAAAGCAGTGACCAGCCAATCTGGAGTTTTTGGGGTGTGCTGAGGCATGTTTTTCTTGGTTATAGGTGGTTTTTCCACTCAGGATAATGTTGAATCACCAATTCTCGCAACGTTTGTAAGGCCAATACAATATGACGGTTGACCGTAGCGGGTGAGAGGGACATTGAGGTTGCAATTTCTTCATGACTCAACCCTGCGTACCGACTTAGGCGAAAGGCTTCTCGCCGTCTTTCCGGCAATGCCTCTATCCACGCCTCCATTTGCTGCTCCAACAAGTCAGACTGTAAA
The window above is part of the Rhodothermia bacterium genome. Proteins encoded here:
- a CDS encoding tetratricopeptide repeat protein, whose product is MKNIILIIVLNLSFSQLFAQPIYQQLLKTAEERYKAGEWDGAIEAYSLYLQGASNPDLAYNIEIGICFLNKIKTKKDQSLTNILGVPEMSVDGKKAIEYFNIYLNSNSQISSKSNTNIYLTYNYLAETYAIEKNWEKSVEYATKIYKENPDFVIIKSNNYTATQLYKDAKNAYANWLCDQANLYSQNENDNIEAKKHYQKALQFYNDPLVGNAIFNRGWAYSELGEYEKAKNDLENYIQQYPDLNFVSVAKQELESIKILMALNSDPQNSNSLTFERPSYKGETLYYTGEIKNGKANGKGEATTSYNQYYKGDFVDNEYHGIGLHKWANGETYEGDWVFGQRTGQGTYKWKDGGFYSGGFQNGQQIGKGTCKYIYDNGTYTGELLNNVRHGKGTYQWASGDVYTGDWVNGNRTGYGKYTYKIDGKIIEGKWENNVYIPTNTANPINTNANNINIEKEEERASLAIKEKRYNDAIGIYTLLIEKKGGAYHYFERGKVYSMLKNYEKARLDFTSSISIWNSVQTEPMSFLKEDAINELRNIENK
- a CDS encoding FecR domain-containing protein, with the translated sequence MPQHTPKTPDWLVTALKDTPELTKDVRAELELVWKISEKADVSPVFDRPDVVKNMWANIEKQTTHLQRPALVPSLSSTSILPSKNRRWAWAVAASVVLFATSVLFYIYNQDQTSDKQYYTAGIGDLRQEKLPDGSVLQLNSGSEVQFVQSKQGRHAFLKGEAFFDIVKNGEPFAVETFNANIRVLGTRFSVRTLNNQTEVVLVSGKVALSGKQDSLAMLMLPGQRAEVVSGKVQDPQETDLATVLGWKEGGLTMTHTTVQDIVAHLARLYGQEIKVNNQRIKNIQITLHYAKKPALETILKNLCVSINCSIESNRKGYILR